One Solanum lycopersicum chromosome 4, SLM_r2.1 DNA window includes the following coding sequences:
- the LOC101255084 gene encoding putative NADH dehydrogenase [ubiquinone] 1 beta subcomplex subunit 7 has protein sequence MEVPGSSKKMIATQEEMVENKVPLAYRDQCAHLLIPLNKCRQSEFYLPWKCEDERHTYEKCAYELVMERMLQMQKIREEEARMKQKGHQSIPLIPKTANA, from the coding sequence ATGGAGGTTCCAGGTTCATCGAAGAAGATGATTGCAACACAAGAAGAAATGGTGGAGAACAAAGTGCCATTAGCATATAGGGATCAGTGCGCACACCTTTTGATCCCTTTGAACAAGTGTCGGCAATCGGAATTTTATCTTCCATGGAAGTGCGAGGATGAGCGCCATACATATGAGAAGTGTGCGTATGAGCTTGTTATGGAACGGATGCTTCAGATGCAGAAGATCCGTGAAGAGGAAGCACGAATGAAGCAAAAGGGACATCAATCCATTCCTCTCATTCCTAAGACTGCTAATGCCTAG